A genomic stretch from Lathyrus oleraceus cultivar Zhongwan6 chromosome 2, CAAS_Psat_ZW6_1.0, whole genome shotgun sequence includes:
- the LOC127121723 gene encoding uncharacterized protein LOC127121723 has product MDQLEQNQAAMREDMTTVKAWMGQLVEALQALAKGQEEMCQANLRTSTANPVVVTISVNPPGRAGTPVVAQPPPDRGPVYQNANQTFNIPTNGRFQPEIDEQHDAFFTTTADSVYEAFGPSPADIERRFQMMKERFKAMQGPDIFGLDAADMCLVPDVKIPPKFKVPGFEKYQGVTCPKTHIRAFCRKMAAHSSDEKLLMHFF; this is encoded by the coding sequence ATGGATCAGTTGGAGCAGAATCAAGCTGCTATGAGGGAGGATATGACCACTGTGAAGGCTTGGATGGGTCAACTCGTTGAAGCCCTACAAGCTCTGGCTAAGGGACAAGAGGAAATGTGTCAGGCTAATCTGAGAACCTCTACTGCCAACCCTGTTGTTGTGACTATATCGGTGAATCCACCAGGAAGAGCTGGTACGCCTGTTGTAGCTCAGCCACCTCCCGATAGAGGTCCAGTATACCAGAATGCTAATCAGACGTTCAATATCCCCACCAATGGGAGATTTCAACCTGAGATTGACGAACAACATGATGCTTTCTTCACTACAACGGCTGACTCAGTTTATGAAGCTTTTGGTCCTTCTCCTGCTGACATCGAAAGGAGATTTCAAATGATGAAGGAGAGATTCAAGGCGATGCAAGGTCCTGATATCTTTGGGTTGGATGCTGCTGACATGTGCCTAGTGCCAGACGTGAAAATTCCCCCTAAGTTCAAAGTCCCGGGCTTTGAAAAGTATCAAGGGGTCACTTGTCCAAAGACCCACATCCGAGCTTTCTGCAGAAAGATGGCCGCTCATTCTAGTGACGAGAAACTCTTAATGCACTTTTTCTAG